A window of Triplophysa dalaica isolate WHDGS20190420 chromosome 7, ASM1584641v1, whole genome shotgun sequence contains these coding sequences:
- the ccdc43 gene encoding coiled-coil domain-containing protein 43: MAAPEQIAGEFENWLKDRLDSLEVDREVYGAYILGVLKEEENDDEKKDALQGILSAFLEDDTLEEVCQQILHHWTEYSRSTMRSNQEDEVQAIASLIEKQAQIVVKQKDVSENPKKGKEALLAQYANITDEEDEDEEDEQSAVGIPSDKSLFKNTNVAEVLNRRKHQREQAKEDAQKKKEQDKMQREKDKLAKQDRKDKEKKRTQKGERRR, translated from the exons ATGGCTGCGCCCGAACAAATCGCTGGAGAGTTTGAAAACTGGTTAAAAGATCGGTTAGACTCTCTCGAAGTTGACCGAGAAGTTTATGGCGCATATATACTCGGTGTCCTTAAAGAAGAGGAGAATGATGACGAGAAAAAGGACGCTTTACAAGGCATTCTCTCCGCTTTCTTG GAAGATGACACGTTAGAGGAGGTTTGCCAGCAGATTTTACATCATTGGACTGAGTACAGTAGATCCACAATGAGGAGTAATCAAGAAG ATGAGGTTCAGGCCATTGCCAGTTTAATAGAGAAGCAGGCACAGATTGTGGTTAAACAGAAGGATGTGTCCGAGAATCCCAAGAAGGGGAAGGAGGCTTTGCTGGCCCAGTATGCTAACATCACTGATGAAGAGGA TGAAGATGAGGAGGACGAGCAATCAGCAGTAGGAATACCCAGCGATAAAT CCTTGTTCAAAAACACTAACGTAGCAGAAGTTCTGAACCGCCGCAAACATCAGCGTGAACAGGCCAAAGAAGACGCACAGAAGAAGAAAGAACAAGATAAAATGCAACGTGAGAAAGACAAACTGGCCAAGCAGGATCGAAAGGACAAAGAAAAGAAGCGTACACAGAAGGGAGAGCGCAGGAGATAG